The Linepithema humile isolate Giens D197 chromosome 2, Lhum_UNIL_v1.0, whole genome shotgun sequence genome has a segment encoding these proteins:
- the LOC105679349 gene encoding uncharacterized protein isoform X2, producing the protein MSFIWIQPRVPGRRRRLEMNSPLDFEEFKFSAQNKICKDGRVTLLQNFDERAGTPNSLDDSLSGQQLLLDCGICGQQFPTKKQLRVHINTHLRKPRIVLKRVTGPKAKVCTQSDTYWLDPETKGSLKLTLKKQSTAESLKLTLRKKSSESADFTVVHSNFNLVRNHQQKDVAGAKEDDRRDDKPTENSVNEPFENVMVDQQDDYENIKFNTDEHNNPLEENERPSIDVNEADSGVGSDMANPSEKEDQNVDDIQATDNYDNSEKRLSESEDHEESDALEATCRETIENLKKLGEQSSSRSTSQLIDNSSIEEEDDRNNDSSMIHNLEQNPSISIIPKSSTFPNHAAQRASLCDNEDKNRESVEPQAQDFNWNQLSADLSSKSNEEPNKEDGEQQADTGGDSNMENAGSLLHSFLIEHQRRNPNEVSLSNNLSAGETAEYVPLEKLAETVNMCRYCNEKFKDITQLDEHRSKVGHYQCNIPDCINLNFYSPMEVSMHRAQVHGTPLSPSVSQLSPHQLSNANSPHVNQSSPHVNQNSPHLSRASPQLNAATHSPHTAAPVETSTSSSQQISRNSPLTSPHQTNSPTYNAAVAAAGGAASQQMQISPVNFEQLPPPVQQLAQQVQRMPLPQTQMPPSLPPGANTMIPGPNYFVQPPGRPPMYRVPGPQGIHYPPHMAHLYQYGPGPYPQIPAPPPQMHPQLPQQVPRGRYPSATVVQNSRAPRIPQTTGSVPRQRMKRPIQQAMQVPPQNTPAAKQRRMDVLLPDRNEDADCHVIAQQKRNDGLPVIQNVQGATTQQTNRNDSTIHLTDSITLSVRQPAQVQNTSSTGGKKSDAKAVANVLAARGITVTPAANKNKTSEQNKQQIPSQQQQRPPPSQPPLNVTALNLNSAISIIPTSSQRKQQEQGQFAVPQNKQNKSPINDQVERPPRPPTVDLTQDTPPQTMPVVRRGRPPRTLLTCQVCDKNFQNQDMLTQHMASHRTTSKLLHRCNLCPAQYPTVQALTTHKQTYHKEVDTVAQNGGTELALPVVDLKSPHVLNRLANLGIQSYIPLSQLSAQTGGYFGLPIITIDGARNSSTCNLGALGATSILSLGPLKHLSNR; encoded by the exons ATTGGAAATGAACAGTCCGTTGGATTTTGaggaatttaaattttccgcACAAAATAAGATCTGTAAGGACGGCAGGGTGACgctattacaaaattttg ACGAGCGTGCAGGCACTCCCAACTCGCTGGACGACAGCTTGAGCGGTCAACAATTGCTGCTGGATTGCGGCATTTGTGGCCAACAATTCCCTACGAAAAAGCAGCTGCGAGTTCATATAAATACTCACTTGAGGAAACCTCGTATTGTTCTCAAGAGAGTAACCGGTCCAAAGGCAAAGGTGTGTACGCAGAGCGACACATATTGGTTGGATCCTGAAACAAAAGGTTCACTAAAATTAACTCTGAAGAAGCAGAGCACAGCTGAATCTCTTAAACTCACACTGAGGAAGAAGTCTTCGGAATCAGCGGACTTCACCGTAGTACATTCTAATTTCAATTTGGTCAGAAACCATCAGCAAAAAGACGTGGCAGGTGCTAAAGAAGATGATCGAAGAGATGACAAGCCAACAGAAAACTCAGTCAATGAACCTTTTGAAAACGTGATGGTGGACCAACAA GatgattatgaaaatattaaatttaacacgGATGAGCACAACAATCCTCTGGAGGAGAATGAAAGACCGTCCATAGATGTTAATGAGGCTGATTCTGGTGTAGGGAGTGATATGGCAAATCCATCTGAGAAAGAAGATCAAAATGTTGATGACATACAAGCTACAGATAACTATGACAATTCGGAGAAAAGGCTTTCGGAATCCGAGGATCACGAAGAGTCGGATGCTTTGGAAGCGACATGTAGGGaaactattgaaaatttgaagaaacttGGCGAACAGTCCAG CTCTAGATCAACAAGTCAATTGATAGACAATTCATCTATTGAAGAAGAAGATGATAGAAACAACGATTCCAGCATGATACATAATCTTGAACAAAATCCTTCCATCAGCATTATTCCAAAGTCTTCCACGTTTCCTAACCATGCGGCGCAACGTGCTTCATTGTGCGACAACGAAGATAAGAACAGAGAATCGGTCGAACCGCAGGCACAAGATTTCAACTGGAATCAACTATCCGCAGACTTGTCGAGCAAGAGCAATGAAGAGCCTAACAAAGAAGATGGCGAACAACAGGCGGATACGGGCGGCGATAGCAACATGGAGAATGCTGGATCGCTCTTGCACAGCTTCCTCATTGAACATCAGAGACGCAATCCAAACGAAGTGTCATTATCGAACAATCTGTCGGCCGGCGAGACAGCGGAGTACGTGCCCCTGGAAAAACTGGCGGAAACCGTCAACATGTGTCGCTACTGCAACGAGAAGTTCAAGGACATTACACAATTGGACGAACATCGTAGCAAAGTCGGTCACTATCAATGCAATATCCCGGATTGCATCAATCTTAACTTTTATTCGCCGATGGAGGTGTCGATGCACCGAGCGCAAGTTCACGGCACTCCGCTCTCACCGAGCGTAAGCCAACTGTCGCCTCATCAATTGTCGAATGCGAATTCACCGCATGTTAATCAAAGTTCGCCACACGTAAATCAGAATTCGCCGCACTTGAGCCGAGCGTCGCCACAATTGAACGCTGCTACGCATTCACCTCACACTGCCGCACCAGTGGAGACATCAACAAGTAGCTCGCAACAAATCAGTAGAAACTCGCCGTTGACATCGCCGCATCAAACCAATTCACCGACGTACAatgcggcggtggcggcggcgggaGGCGCTGCGAGTCAACAAATGCAAATATCACCGGTAAACTTTGAGCAACTACCACCACCTGTACAACAACTGGCCCAGCAAGTGCAGCGTATGCCTCTTCCACAAACGCAAATGCCCCCTAGTCTTCCTCCAGGCGCTAATACGATGATACCTGGACCAAATTACTTTGTGCAACCGCCAGGACGACCGCCGATGTACAGAGTACCCGGTCCACAAGGTATACACTACCCTCCGCACATGGCGCATTTGTACCAATACGGACCAGGTCCCTATCCCCAGATACCTGCGCCTCCCCCACAAATGCATCCCCAATTGCCTCAACAAGTTCCACGTGGGCGATATCCATCGGCAACCGTCGTTCAAAATAGCCG AGCACCACGAATACCACAAACTACCGGTTCTGTTCCTCGTCAGCGCATGAAGAGACCCATTCAGCAAGCTATGCAAGTTCCACCGCAAAACACTCCTGCAGCAAAGCAGAGGCGTATGGACGTTCTATTGCCCGATAGAAATGAAGATGCGGATTGCCATGTGATAGCGCAACAAAAGAGAAACGATGGACTACCCGTTATTCAAAATGTTCAGGGAGCTACCACTCAACAAACCAACAGAAACGATTCTACGATTCATCTCACGGATTCAATCACTCTAAGTGTTCGGCAACCAG CTCAAGTCCAGAACACATCGAGCACAGGGGGAAAGAAATCCGACGCCAAGGCGGTGGCGAATGTACTCGCGGCTCGAGGTATAACAGTTACTCCagctgcaaataaaaataaaacaagtgaACAAAACAAGCAACAGATACCCTCACAGCAGCAGCAGAGGCCACCACCTTCACAGCCACCTTTAAATGTTACAGCGCTCAATCTGAATTCTGCTATTTCTATCATACCAACTAGTTCACAAAGAAAGCAGCAGGAGCAAGGGCAATTTGCTGTTCCGCAGAACAAGCAAAACAAATCGCCGATTAACGATCAGGTTGAACGACCACCGAGACCACCGACCGTCGATCTCACACAGGACACTCCACCGCAGACCATGCCAGTCGTTAGACGTGGTCGGCCACCTAG AACATTGTTAACGTGTCAAGTGTGCGATAAGAACTTTCAAAATCAAGACATGTTGACGCAGCACATGGCGAGTCATCGGACGACTAGCAAGCTACTTCATAG GTGCAACCTCTGCCCCGCTCAATATCCCACGGTTCAGGCACTAACAACGCACAAGCAGACTTATCATAAGGAAGTCGACACCGTGGCGCAAAACGGAGGCACGGAATTAGCTCTACCGGTTGTGGACCTAAAGTCGCCGCATGTCCTAAATCGCTTGGCGAACCTAGGCATTCAAAGTTATATACCCTTGTCGCAATTAAGTGCTCAAACTGGTGGTTACTTCGGTTTACCAATCATTACGATAGACGGTGCGAGAAATTCGAGTACTTGCAATCTGGGTGCGCTTGGTGCTACCTCCATATTAAGTCTCGGTCCTCTTAAGCATTTGTCGAACAGGTAA
- the LOC105679349 gene encoding homeotic protein spalt-major-like isoform X6 has protein sequence MSFIWIQPRVPGRRRRLEMNSPLDFEEFKFSAQNKICKDGRVTLLQNFDERAGTPNSLDDSLSGQQLLLDCGICGQQFPTKKQLRVHINTHLRKPRIVLKRVTGPKAKVCTQSDTYWLDPETKGSLKLTLKKQSTAESLKLTLRKKSSESADFTVVHSNFNLVRNHQQKDVAGAKEDDRRDDKPTENSVNEPFENVMVDQQDDYENIKFNTDEHNNPLEENERPSIDVNEADSGVGSDMANPSEKEDQNVDDIQATDNYDNSEKRLSESEDHEESDALEATCRETIENLKKLGEQSSSRSTSQLIDNSSIEEEDDRNNDSSMIHNLEQNPSISIIPKSSTFPNHAAQRASLCDNEDKNRESVEPQAQDFNWNQLSADLSSKSNEEPNKEDGEQQADTGGDSNMENAGSLLHSFLIEHQRRNPNEVSLSNNLSAGETAEYVPLEKLAETVNMCRYCNEKFKDITQLDEHRSKVGHYQCNIPDCINLNFYSPMEVSMHRAQVHGTPLSPSVSQLSPHQLSNANSPHVNQSSPHVNQNSPHLSRASPQLNAATHSPHTAAPVETSTSSSQQISRNSPLTSPHQTNSPTYNAAVAAAGGAASQQMQISPVNFEQLPPPVQQLAQQVQRMPLPQTQMPPSLPPGANTMIPGPNYFVQPPGRPPMYRVPGPQGIHYPPHMAHLYQYGPGPYPQIPAPPPQMHPQLPQQVPRGRYPSATVVQNSRAPRIPQTTGSVPRQRMKRPIQQAMQVPPQNTPAAKQRRMDVLLPDRNEDADCHVIAQQKRNDGLPVIQNVQGATTQQTNRNDSTIHLTDSITLSVRQPAQVQNTSSTGGKKSDAKAVANVLAARALNLNSAISIIPTSSQRKQQEQGQFAVPQNKQNKSPINDQVERPPRPPTVDLTQDTPPQTMPVVRRGRPPRTLLTCQVCDKNFQNQDMLTQHMASHRTTSKLLHRCNLCPAQYPTVQALTTHKQTYHKEVDTVAQNGGTELALPVVDLKSPHVLNRLANLGIQSYIPLSQLSAQTGGYFGLPIITIDGARNSSTCNLGALGATSILSLGPLKHLSNR, from the exons ATTGGAAATGAACAGTCCGTTGGATTTTGaggaatttaaattttccgcACAAAATAAGATCTGTAAGGACGGCAGGGTGACgctattacaaaattttg ACGAGCGTGCAGGCACTCCCAACTCGCTGGACGACAGCTTGAGCGGTCAACAATTGCTGCTGGATTGCGGCATTTGTGGCCAACAATTCCCTACGAAAAAGCAGCTGCGAGTTCATATAAATACTCACTTGAGGAAACCTCGTATTGTTCTCAAGAGAGTAACCGGTCCAAAGGCAAAGGTGTGTACGCAGAGCGACACATATTGGTTGGATCCTGAAACAAAAGGTTCACTAAAATTAACTCTGAAGAAGCAGAGCACAGCTGAATCTCTTAAACTCACACTGAGGAAGAAGTCTTCGGAATCAGCGGACTTCACCGTAGTACATTCTAATTTCAATTTGGTCAGAAACCATCAGCAAAAAGACGTGGCAGGTGCTAAAGAAGATGATCGAAGAGATGACAAGCCAACAGAAAACTCAGTCAATGAACCTTTTGAAAACGTGATGGTGGACCAACAA GatgattatgaaaatattaaatttaacacgGATGAGCACAACAATCCTCTGGAGGAGAATGAAAGACCGTCCATAGATGTTAATGAGGCTGATTCTGGTGTAGGGAGTGATATGGCAAATCCATCTGAGAAAGAAGATCAAAATGTTGATGACATACAAGCTACAGATAACTATGACAATTCGGAGAAAAGGCTTTCGGAATCCGAGGATCACGAAGAGTCGGATGCTTTGGAAGCGACATGTAGGGaaactattgaaaatttgaagaaacttGGCGAACAGTCCAG CTCTAGATCAACAAGTCAATTGATAGACAATTCATCTATTGAAGAAGAAGATGATAGAAACAACGATTCCAGCATGATACATAATCTTGAACAAAATCCTTCCATCAGCATTATTCCAAAGTCTTCCACGTTTCCTAACCATGCGGCGCAACGTGCTTCATTGTGCGACAACGAAGATAAGAACAGAGAATCGGTCGAACCGCAGGCACAAGATTTCAACTGGAATCAACTATCCGCAGACTTGTCGAGCAAGAGCAATGAAGAGCCTAACAAAGAAGATGGCGAACAACAGGCGGATACGGGCGGCGATAGCAACATGGAGAATGCTGGATCGCTCTTGCACAGCTTCCTCATTGAACATCAGAGACGCAATCCAAACGAAGTGTCATTATCGAACAATCTGTCGGCCGGCGAGACAGCGGAGTACGTGCCCCTGGAAAAACTGGCGGAAACCGTCAACATGTGTCGCTACTGCAACGAGAAGTTCAAGGACATTACACAATTGGACGAACATCGTAGCAAAGTCGGTCACTATCAATGCAATATCCCGGATTGCATCAATCTTAACTTTTATTCGCCGATGGAGGTGTCGATGCACCGAGCGCAAGTTCACGGCACTCCGCTCTCACCGAGCGTAAGCCAACTGTCGCCTCATCAATTGTCGAATGCGAATTCACCGCATGTTAATCAAAGTTCGCCACACGTAAATCAGAATTCGCCGCACTTGAGCCGAGCGTCGCCACAATTGAACGCTGCTACGCATTCACCTCACACTGCCGCACCAGTGGAGACATCAACAAGTAGCTCGCAACAAATCAGTAGAAACTCGCCGTTGACATCGCCGCATCAAACCAATTCACCGACGTACAatgcggcggtggcggcggcgggaGGCGCTGCGAGTCAACAAATGCAAATATCACCGGTAAACTTTGAGCAACTACCACCACCTGTACAACAACTGGCCCAGCAAGTGCAGCGTATGCCTCTTCCACAAACGCAAATGCCCCCTAGTCTTCCTCCAGGCGCTAATACGATGATACCTGGACCAAATTACTTTGTGCAACCGCCAGGACGACCGCCGATGTACAGAGTACCCGGTCCACAAGGTATACACTACCCTCCGCACATGGCGCATTTGTACCAATACGGACCAGGTCCCTATCCCCAGATACCTGCGCCTCCCCCACAAATGCATCCCCAATTGCCTCAACAAGTTCCACGTGGGCGATATCCATCGGCAACCGTCGTTCAAAATAGCCG AGCACCACGAATACCACAAACTACCGGTTCTGTTCCTCGTCAGCGCATGAAGAGACCCATTCAGCAAGCTATGCAAGTTCCACCGCAAAACACTCCTGCAGCAAAGCAGAGGCGTATGGACGTTCTATTGCCCGATAGAAATGAAGATGCGGATTGCCATGTGATAGCGCAACAAAAGAGAAACGATGGACTACCCGTTATTCAAAATGTTCAGGGAGCTACCACTCAACAAACCAACAGAAACGATTCTACGATTCATCTCACGGATTCAATCACTCTAAGTGTTCGGCAACCAG CTCAAGTCCAGAACACATCGAGCACAGGGGGAAAGAAATCCGACGCCAAGGCGGTGGCGAATGTACTCGCGGCTCGAG CGCTCAATCTGAATTCTGCTATTTCTATCATACCAACTAGTTCACAAAGAAAGCAGCAGGAGCAAGGGCAATTTGCTGTTCCGCAGAACAAGCAAAACAAATCGCCGATTAACGATCAGGTTGAACGACCACCGAGACCACCGACCGTCGATCTCACACAGGACACTCCACCGCAGACCATGCCAGTCGTTAGACGTGGTCGGCCACCTAG AACATTGTTAACGTGTCAAGTGTGCGATAAGAACTTTCAAAATCAAGACATGTTGACGCAGCACATGGCGAGTCATCGGACGACTAGCAAGCTACTTCATAG GTGCAACCTCTGCCCCGCTCAATATCCCACGGTTCAGGCACTAACAACGCACAAGCAGACTTATCATAAGGAAGTCGACACCGTGGCGCAAAACGGAGGCACGGAATTAGCTCTACCGGTTGTGGACCTAAAGTCGCCGCATGTCCTAAATCGCTTGGCGAACCTAGGCATTCAAAGTTATATACCCTTGTCGCAATTAAGTGCTCAAACTGGTGGTTACTTCGGTTTACCAATCATTACGATAGACGGTGCGAGAAATTCGAGTACTTGCAATCTGGGTGCGCTTGGTGCTACCTCCATATTAAGTCTCGGTCCTCTTAAGCATTTGTCGAACAGGTAA
- the LOC105679349 gene encoding uncharacterized protein isoform X3 — MNSPLDFEEFKFSAQNKICKDGRVTLLQNFDERAGTPNSLDDSLSGQQLLLDCGICGQQFPTKKQLRVHINTHLRKPRIVLKRVTGPKAKVCTQSDTYWLDPETKGSLKLTLKKQSTAESLKLTLRKKSSESADFTVVHSNFNLVRNHQQKDVAGAKEDDRRDDKPTENSVNEPFENVMVDQQDDYENIKFNTDEHNNPLEENERPSIDVNEADSGVGSDMANPSEKEDQNVDDIQATDNYDNSEKRLSESEDHEESDALEATCRETIENLKKLGEQSSSRSTSQLIDNSSIEEEDDRNNDSSMIHNLEQNPSISIIPKSSTFPNHAAQRASLCDNEDKNRESVEPQAQDFNWNQLSADLSSKSNEEPNKEDGEQQADTGGDSNMENAGSLLHSFLIEHQRRNPNEVSLSNNLSAGETAEYVPLEKLAETVNMCRYCNEKFKDITQLDEHRSKVGHYQCNIPDCINLNFYSPMEVSMHRAQVHGTPLSPSVSQLSPHQLSNANSPHVNQSSPHVNQNSPHLSRASPQLNAATHSPHTAAPVETSTSSSQQISRNSPLTSPHQTNSPTYNAAVAAAGGAASQQMQISPVNFEQLPPPVQQLAQQVQRMPLPQTQMPPSLPPGANTMIPGPNYFVQPPGRPPMYRVPGPQGIHYPPHMAHLYQYGPGPYPQIPAPPPQMHPQLPQQVPRGRYPSATVVQNSRAPRIPQTTGSVPRQRMKRPIQQAMQVPPQNTPAAKQRRMDVLLPDRNEDADCHVIAQQKRNDGLPVIQNVQGATTQQTNRNDSTIHLTDSITLSVRQPGSTPAQVQNTSSTGGKKSDAKAVANVLAARGITVTPAANKNKTSEQNKQQIPSQQQQRPPPSQPPLNVTALNLNSAISIIPTSSQRKQQEQGQFAVPQNKQNKSPINDQVERPPRPPTVDLTQDTPPQTMPVVRRGRPPRTLLTCQVCDKNFQNQDMLTQHMASHRTTSKLLHRCNLCPAQYPTVQALTTHKQTYHKEVDTVAQNGGTELALPVVDLKSPHVLNRLANLGIQSYIPLSQLSAQTGGYFGLPIITIDGARNSSTCNLGALGATSILSLGPLKHLSNR; from the exons ATGAACAGTCCGTTGGATTTTGaggaatttaaattttccgcACAAAATAAGATCTGTAAGGACGGCAGGGTGACgctattacaaaattttg ACGAGCGTGCAGGCACTCCCAACTCGCTGGACGACAGCTTGAGCGGTCAACAATTGCTGCTGGATTGCGGCATTTGTGGCCAACAATTCCCTACGAAAAAGCAGCTGCGAGTTCATATAAATACTCACTTGAGGAAACCTCGTATTGTTCTCAAGAGAGTAACCGGTCCAAAGGCAAAGGTGTGTACGCAGAGCGACACATATTGGTTGGATCCTGAAACAAAAGGTTCACTAAAATTAACTCTGAAGAAGCAGAGCACAGCTGAATCTCTTAAACTCACACTGAGGAAGAAGTCTTCGGAATCAGCGGACTTCACCGTAGTACATTCTAATTTCAATTTGGTCAGAAACCATCAGCAAAAAGACGTGGCAGGTGCTAAAGAAGATGATCGAAGAGATGACAAGCCAACAGAAAACTCAGTCAATGAACCTTTTGAAAACGTGATGGTGGACCAACAA GatgattatgaaaatattaaatttaacacgGATGAGCACAACAATCCTCTGGAGGAGAATGAAAGACCGTCCATAGATGTTAATGAGGCTGATTCTGGTGTAGGGAGTGATATGGCAAATCCATCTGAGAAAGAAGATCAAAATGTTGATGACATACAAGCTACAGATAACTATGACAATTCGGAGAAAAGGCTTTCGGAATCCGAGGATCACGAAGAGTCGGATGCTTTGGAAGCGACATGTAGGGaaactattgaaaatttgaagaaacttGGCGAACAGTCCAG CTCTAGATCAACAAGTCAATTGATAGACAATTCATCTATTGAAGAAGAAGATGATAGAAACAACGATTCCAGCATGATACATAATCTTGAACAAAATCCTTCCATCAGCATTATTCCAAAGTCTTCCACGTTTCCTAACCATGCGGCGCAACGTGCTTCATTGTGCGACAACGAAGATAAGAACAGAGAATCGGTCGAACCGCAGGCACAAGATTTCAACTGGAATCAACTATCCGCAGACTTGTCGAGCAAGAGCAATGAAGAGCCTAACAAAGAAGATGGCGAACAACAGGCGGATACGGGCGGCGATAGCAACATGGAGAATGCTGGATCGCTCTTGCACAGCTTCCTCATTGAACATCAGAGACGCAATCCAAACGAAGTGTCATTATCGAACAATCTGTCGGCCGGCGAGACAGCGGAGTACGTGCCCCTGGAAAAACTGGCGGAAACCGTCAACATGTGTCGCTACTGCAACGAGAAGTTCAAGGACATTACACAATTGGACGAACATCGTAGCAAAGTCGGTCACTATCAATGCAATATCCCGGATTGCATCAATCTTAACTTTTATTCGCCGATGGAGGTGTCGATGCACCGAGCGCAAGTTCACGGCACTCCGCTCTCACCGAGCGTAAGCCAACTGTCGCCTCATCAATTGTCGAATGCGAATTCACCGCATGTTAATCAAAGTTCGCCACACGTAAATCAGAATTCGCCGCACTTGAGCCGAGCGTCGCCACAATTGAACGCTGCTACGCATTCACCTCACACTGCCGCACCAGTGGAGACATCAACAAGTAGCTCGCAACAAATCAGTAGAAACTCGCCGTTGACATCGCCGCATCAAACCAATTCACCGACGTACAatgcggcggtggcggcggcgggaGGCGCTGCGAGTCAACAAATGCAAATATCACCGGTAAACTTTGAGCAACTACCACCACCTGTACAACAACTGGCCCAGCAAGTGCAGCGTATGCCTCTTCCACAAACGCAAATGCCCCCTAGTCTTCCTCCAGGCGCTAATACGATGATACCTGGACCAAATTACTTTGTGCAACCGCCAGGACGACCGCCGATGTACAGAGTACCCGGTCCACAAGGTATACACTACCCTCCGCACATGGCGCATTTGTACCAATACGGACCAGGTCCCTATCCCCAGATACCTGCGCCTCCCCCACAAATGCATCCCCAATTGCCTCAACAAGTTCCACGTGGGCGATATCCATCGGCAACCGTCGTTCAAAATAGCCG AGCACCACGAATACCACAAACTACCGGTTCTGTTCCTCGTCAGCGCATGAAGAGACCCATTCAGCAAGCTATGCAAGTTCCACCGCAAAACACTCCTGCAGCAAAGCAGAGGCGTATGGACGTTCTATTGCCCGATAGAAATGAAGATGCGGATTGCCATGTGATAGCGCAACAAAAGAGAAACGATGGACTACCCGTTATTCAAAATGTTCAGGGAGCTACCACTCAACAAACCAACAGAAACGATTCTACGATTCATCTCACGGATTCAATCACTCTAAGTGTTCGGCAACCAG GTTCCACCCCAGCTCAAGTCCAGAACACATCGAGCACAGGGGGAAAGAAATCCGACGCCAAGGCGGTGGCGAATGTACTCGCGGCTCGAGGTATAACAGTTACTCCagctgcaaataaaaataaaacaagtgaACAAAACAAGCAACAGATACCCTCACAGCAGCAGCAGAGGCCACCACCTTCACAGCCACCTTTAAATGTTACAGCGCTCAATCTGAATTCTGCTATTTCTATCATACCAACTAGTTCACAAAGAAAGCAGCAGGAGCAAGGGCAATTTGCTGTTCCGCAGAACAAGCAAAACAAATCGCCGATTAACGATCAGGTTGAACGACCACCGAGACCACCGACCGTCGATCTCACACAGGACACTCCACCGCAGACCATGCCAGTCGTTAGACGTGGTCGGCCACCTAG AACATTGTTAACGTGTCAAGTGTGCGATAAGAACTTTCAAAATCAAGACATGTTGACGCAGCACATGGCGAGTCATCGGACGACTAGCAAGCTACTTCATAG GTGCAACCTCTGCCCCGCTCAATATCCCACGGTTCAGGCACTAACAACGCACAAGCAGACTTATCATAAGGAAGTCGACACCGTGGCGCAAAACGGAGGCACGGAATTAGCTCTACCGGTTGTGGACCTAAAGTCGCCGCATGTCCTAAATCGCTTGGCGAACCTAGGCATTCAAAGTTATATACCCTTGTCGCAATTAAGTGCTCAAACTGGTGGTTACTTCGGTTTACCAATCATTACGATAGACGGTGCGAGAAATTCGAGTACTTGCAATCTGGGTGCGCTTGGTGCTACCTCCATATTAAGTCTCGGTCCTCTTAAGCATTTGTCGAACAGGTAA